From the Bombus huntii isolate Logan2020A chromosome 4, iyBomHunt1.1, whole genome shotgun sequence genome, the window taaacAAACTTCTTGGGttcgaaatagaaattttataaaatggcTAACTATTTAATATGATCTGACTGACCGGCGGGTCACGCCGCGTGATGGTAAAACAAAGGTGTGACGCACCGGTGACCCGCGCTGCCAGATGGAAGTGCAGATTGTAGTCCACCGGTGAATTACACCAGTCAAATCTCGTTTACATgatttatgaattaaaaaatagttcatattttcaattttcctttCAAGTTGACTATAGAATTATGCAATGCATGTGGAACAAAATGCATAATTACTTTTTTAACCTGACTTAAAAGATAATAGCTTTTTTTACTGTAGATTATCAGATGggtaatatattattttaatttaattctcgAGTTATATGGAACGtgtttgtaattaaattaccTAAGCCAAAAGCCGCTCTCAACCCTGCACCACCCGCGCCCACAATCACAACATCGTAACAATGATCTATTAGGGGATAATCCTGCAAACAGTATTTGAAACATTAAAATGTCAATTATTCGTGGACATACATTTTGAAAACGacaaataacaaattttattagaaaatcaTTACGTTACTATTTTCCGTTCCACATTTGGCTTTTTCACCTGGACTGATATTTACGTGAAAATATCTACTAGTTTTTCTGTTCAGGTATTGAAATTGTGAACCAAACCGCTACAAAAAACCGAAACATAAAAATCAAGACACtttaaaaaattagttttCTAATAATTGTTACTGCTTACAAAATATCGTGGCAAACAGTTCACAGATCGTAACATTATTTCTTGAAGTTTGTGTGCAACATGAAGTATAATTACACATAAACAAGCTGCTATGTTTGTTCGTCATTTGATAAAAGaagcaaaatatttaatcatgACTATTTTCAGAATGTAAAACTCATAGATAGGTACAATACTAGATCTTGTACAAGCATAACTTTATTGCACTTGCAAAAATACAGTTCAAAACATAgataatttgttatattattattaggaCAATGTACATTTAGTTTGGTATGGATTTCTCtgttaatatttatgttcatatattttggtagattcttttttaaatgttcTTTTTCCTGTTTCAATGCTCTTTGAGTACGGATGATAACGACGAATCACTCTTAGTAGGATATTGGCGCTATTTCGGCAGATGTGTAACAACTACTCTcgtttttttcatttttcctttctATGAAGAAAGTTTTTCGACTTATTAAAGTTAAGTTTTTAGACTTATTAAAAGCGCTGCCCGTGCGTTTCGCTACCCACCCGTaatttattaatcttaatGTAACGATTAATCGTTGTTATTTAGGCGCGAAATTGTACCAGCAATTAAACTATTACTAATAAATACTCTTAAACTTACGCTACAATTATTTCGttacacacatatataaaatacattatttgaataaatgtATGATTTATTTTTGTCCGCCTTGATTCGTTGTGCTCACTCTTATATAAAAAGTTCATAAAAAAATTACTAGGAGGTAAATTCAGGGAGAAAGTGGAAGAAGGCGGTTTTCGATATATCGCTTACTTACAAACGTAAAGTTGAAGAGTAAAAAGCAAAAACGATTAATGAGTATCAAACAACGAACAAGATAACCCAAAGTACAAAGAACAAAGTACATAATTgttatactataaaattataattttcgttCTGTCATGTACTTGCAGTTCAACAAAAAACAAATGCAAAGTTTCCTTTTAATAATGCGTATAAATGCTCGTCcatttttttatatgaaacaacAAAAATCATAATTTCACATATTTGTTACAAAGAATATAATCTGCGACGAAGCAATTGTATTATATGtaactttcattttatattcttatttcattttcatacaTATACGCGCGAATGTTTGAAATAGAACAAGTTCGAGTTTTACAATCGCAGCACGTTAAATCCAAATTAATTGACCTTTTAAAATCTAATTCTCGTGTTAACTAATATAATAATGGCGAGTCCTTTAAGTTGATATTACTCGATGACAGAGATGCAATTACTGCCCAACAATTCtgcaattatttatattcggaTCTATTTTCTGCAActtattttcgtttttcttgCGTGTTCATTAATACTTGAAAATTTAACGTTTCTAGATTTTTTTTCTGCAAATTTCACAATGACCGAAAACCAGTAACTAGAGCACATAAGTATATAGGTCTAACCCTAAACTGCAAGAATAAAAAATCTTCTTTTCTCTAATGGTTTCACGAATATTTAAGATAGTTCTTCTTTCAATTCCTTTGTGCCGATACTTTATCCTTCGTGCTTCGAGTACCTGCTTATTACGATTGTTTATATATACGTTTGAATCGGTTTTTCGTCTGCAATTTTAAACTATAGTTTCTTATAGACTATAGTCCCTTTCGTTTAAAAAGCTTTTGCAATCGATTCGAGGCTAGAACAATTTACTCAGAGTCGATTCTTTGTGCTTCAAAGTTGTTTTTATCGGTCGATCAGCCGAGTGCTTCAAAGCACGAGTCTTTTGATACCGCATTCGCAACAAAACTTGGCAGTTTCCGGGAATTTGAAACCACATCGGTGACAATATTTGGACATCTTGCATTTGGTCATGTTCGTGACTCCATCGCTGTCTTGACGATTGTTCCTCAACAAATCCTCGTCGAAGCATCCGACCACATCGTTAGTGCTGCGTCCATGATGCGAATATTTGCGATTTAAACTAGGAGGAAGAAATTGAATGGGGGTTTAGGCATGCAGGAGATTACATGGTACCGACGAAAATTACGGCAAATTACGGCAAATTACACACATAATCCAAAATATGCTCTAGAATATAATCTATCGTTCGTGTAAAAATTGacttgaaaatatttagaGCTTTGAAATGTATTATTGTAATGCAGAGCAATCTTTATCGAAGCGGATAATtgttaagtaaaaaatatgcaTACCTATAATATAAACCGATTTGAGTAATAACATCGATTGAAATATGAGTATGAACGAAGAACTAGGggtcaaatattttaaatatctcTAAAGAGACGCGGAATATACGTATACAAAATTGTACCGTATAGGACAtatacgcgcgcgcgcgtgtatGTGTCATGTAGTAGAATAATAAGATAAGAATTTTcactaatattttatacatactATATCACTAAACAATCGCATATTAACCTGCTATAAGCGGAATCGGCGCTCATTTTATTGTAATCTTGTCTTTTGTAGCTCTCGGGCGAAGATAGTTCCTCATCGCTAATCTGTCCATTGCGTTGTCTGCCGTGAACAGGGCTAGATACGGATAAGGAATCACTTTTCATGAAGGATTTCAAGGAGGGGAAGGAACTATTTTCATTCTCGAACGAAGTCATCAATTCGTCGAACACAGAATTCGATCGTTTGATGTCCACATCCGAAGATATTATGGAGCTAAGGCTCAAATTACTGCTTGAAAGGTtcgtataattattattcctGCTATTTAGACTGTTATTCGATGACTTGTAGGTATCGCTATTTTTATGAAACGATCTTTTTTCATGAgaattattcgaattttttcgATCCGGGGTAGTTTTAGATGCGGAGGACGACCGAACGGAAACGGAGCGATTAACGTTAGGCCGAATAACTTTTGTTGAGACTTTGTCAAGAATTTTATGAACTCTTTCCGAGTTACCAACAAAACTTCTACTACCACAATTTGTAGCGTCGATTTCACCGCCTAAAGCTTTCGATTTATCGATAATTATTCGCCTACCTAACTCTCTAATGGGAGATTTCTTTTCTAGTTTCGTTTTACAAATCGAACCTTTGAATTCCTTGTTCTCTTTGAGATCTTTGAGAAAAGCTTCTTGTGATAACGAGTTAGTCTCGGTGGAATCGCTCGAGAAATCTGACACGAGATCGTCAAATTCCGATGGAGGAGCTATCAAGGACGATCGTTTTTCAGGACTCGAAAGAGATGGCTGGCAAGGATATTTGACGAAAGCCGAGGAatgagaaagaggaaaagaggaaTCTTGGTTTTGTTCAATCGGCTGACTGTCCGTCACGGATTGTTCGCTGGTGTCCGACAGCAGGTCATTCATCTGCTGCTCTGCTAGTAAGAAAGGATCGTAATCCCTGCCGCTGAAAGCACAATTAGCGGTTCAATGTCATCCCTATTGCACTAGGAGACGTTTCTTTCGGGAACAtatcgttttttaaattattaatagttTTGTGATTGATGCATTGATTATccaaattgaaatattaatataatttcgcaagaaaatttatgatacagaaaataatgaaatttacatatagAGCTTACATAAAACTACGTATCAAGATTTCAAAAAGTTATCCGTCGATTTTCATAGATAGACGTCTTCgtaagtaattaaaaaatgtgtaaataaataaaataaaaaatttgagaAATCATAATCGATAGTCCACCTATAGTCAATAATAAGTTTAAATTCAATTTGTATACCAATAATATTAGGTAAAACATTAcataacataaatttatttacaatgttCGTATCGAAGTATATAACAGAACTATAACcattctttttaatatatatttaggaattttaagattattttttgtaaTGTATTTTATAGAACTCTACCAATACGTAAGATTAAAATGTTCAAGAAAACATTTACTGTACGAAAGATCtcaaaaaagaaagatgtCTTACGTAGTAGAATCAATGCAGAGTGAGTAATATAAAATCTTATTTCATAGAGGATATCGCGTATACGTACGTAAATATATACAcggaataaattgaaaatagcTGCTTGAAATGTAGTAAATGTGCCatgataaaatttaaaacgAAGATATTAGCAGTAAACGGAAATTCATCGAAAAATCTGTCCCATGCTTACATTGATCTGTAGTGTATCGAATTTTTCAGATTTCCTATTTTAGAAAGCAATCAACGAATGCCAAGGTCGATAATGCGCCTGTGGAACGATAACGATATGTACACAAAATATCAGAGAAGCATTTCAGCCTGGGATAAACATGCAAAGCATGTTCTTTAACCAATTTTCGAAGTAAATCTTCGTATAATGTGATAGTTAAACTCGTGTGGAGTCACACATGCGATACAATATACATTAAAGAACGTGccaaaattaaatttgcgATTCGAACAATTAACGATATCATAATAAGAATTGGCTTGAAGCTGTCGTTTCGACAAAATGAGCTAACTTGATGACAATTCTGCGAGAAGTGAGAAATTTGTCTTGACAATGTTTGTTTAGCCTGCTGGGACTTACGTTCTACCGCTAAGTACGAGATTAAAATCCGGTCTCCTGCGCACATAATTGCTCCATACGGGACGTAATGGCAGTTTTATATTCCTATAATATTGTACGTGCATTACGAAATCTAAATACAGTATAAAATTGATGTTTTCATTTCGTAACGgtgaatgaaaattgatattttcaatttgtaataaattacgTTACAAATGACAACATCGATAGcatattattaaattgtttatctaggaaatataaatttagatAACATTTCCAATTCAacttcatatttattttaaagtaaatttataaaactacTTTACTAGGAGCGAAATTGATTACTGTCGTATTACGTCGTATTATAAAGATTTGTTCTATAAAGAACTAATAAATATCCTGAAAAATAATCTAACAAGCCTATTCCTACCTGTGACATATCAAGGAAGAGTTACTGGGAACAGATGGGAGAATGCGAAATTTTGGATTTCTCTTAAGAAACCTGCTCGCCTCCTGATGCGGTGGATCGAGATTGATCAATCTATTCTTCGAAGCTTTCGATGCCTTCTCCCAATACGTTTGATTATCGATTTTCTCCTTTTCGTTGCagttttttttcattatcatATGGCTTTTAATCTCCGGCAATATTCTAAATTTGATACTTCTATTTCTTGTACCAATTTCCTCAATCGTTTCCACTTCAACAGATTCGACTTGCTTCACATCCGTGAGATCTACCGCATCGACGGATGATGCTAAACTATCGCTACTTTCATTCAAAATACTCATATTTTCTACCTCGATCGTTTTCGGTCGATGTGGTTTCAAGGCTGTCGATCGATTTATTAACGAGTCATGCAATCGAACTCGTTGACTTAATTTGAAGCAAGATTCTGACAAAACTATCGATCGTAAACTGCGGGAATTCTGCTTGGTTCTATCGTTTTTGTCAGTGACAGATTTGAAGTTACTTATATTATCTTGTACACGACGTTCGATGCTGTTATCACTATCGCAATCGAAATCTTTGACCGAGCAATTTTTGTAGATTTCTTGCACTTCTTCGCTTATGCCATCTTTTTTCACGGCAGATTTCTCGGATATATTTGACGTATtctttgaattattattatcttcaATAACAGTATATTCTCTCTTATAACAACAATCATCTTTTTTCGGGTTTACACCGAAATGATTCGCTAAAGATTCAGTTAGAttgcaattataattattttcgttaaactttattttactttgtGCTTCCGAAGACTCTTCCATAAGATTATTTGCTAGAACATTCGTATTTAACAATGTATCGCAAACTTGACTCTCAGAATGTAAggaattttcattaatattaacaGATGCTTCGCCAACATTGTTCTCACATTTGAAATTTAGGGAAACTTCCGCCGGAcagttacaaatatttatttgattcgCAACTTCTTTTTTGTGCACTTCTGGAAATTCTATTTGCTCTTCTTTCTGCACTGGCGATGTAACGTTCAAGAagctttctcctttcttttttaacaaGGAACACGTATCTCTTAACAaaacttttctctctctttgtaCTATCGGAGACGAAATTGTTGAGGAACCTTCTATATTCTTATTACATTCGTTATGTCTATTGTTAGAGGGACTAACTGCAAAATTAATCTTTTCCGATTCACCAATCTTACCACGAGACGAATGCCTGGAgtttaaagaatttgaatgTCTGCTTTCAACCCGATATAACATCTCAGATCCTGTTTGCGTGTCAATTTCCACTTTCCATTCAGAATTTTCTGGTAGTAGGCATAAttctttcttaaaattttCGTAATCCTCGCATTTGAATTCCGAATAATTCTCAATGTTCCTAAATGGTGTGCTTGATCTAGTTGGTTGTAACATAACGTCTGTATCAAATGGATTAGTTTCCATTTCTATCCAATTTGTTTCAGAATTATGAAACGCATCGTTATTAATATTCTCATTTCTCGTAGAATATTCACATTGACTTTGTACCGATTGAATCGAATTTTTTGTATCAATATCAAGTTCATCATTATCATTGTCGGcagttttaatatattttcgttTACTCCATTCATTATTTTGTTGATCATTATGTAACATTAATTGAGTTACCTCTTGATTTGCTTCCTGCATATTACTATtagcaatttttttatttttttcggGTTCACTTATCTTGCAGATGTCTGCAAGTTGTCCATAGGAAATTGAAGATAGCAAATTTTCTTCAAGTAAAGGCAGTATGTTTCCTTTTATATTTCCTTCTATCGCGCCAACGCTTTCATTTGCATGTATAGTTTGTAAATTTTTGCAATCTAATAGTCCTGTTCCTTTTATTATAGGTACATTGGTATTCAATGCATGAATATCGCTATTTTCACACAAATTTTTTTGTGAATGCATAACTTTGAAATTATTACAAGAATTCTCCGCATTATCTTCAAAATTACTTTGTGCAAAAGAATCAGCAGAAGTGGTCGGTTTTAGTTGCTTCTTCTCTAAAATTCTATCCCTCGATGATTTAAAACTTTCAGAAGGCGATATTGCATCTGAggtttcgaaataaaaattatcttcttGAGATCgcattttatttatcattctTTCGTCTTTTATTACGGAATGCTTTGACACATTTGTTTTAAGAGTTCCCAGTTTTAAATCCCTACAAGAATTTCTAGAATCGCTTGTTGTGTTCGCTTCTTCAGAGACAACGGAATTAATCGAAGAAGTATAAATGTGACTCATTTTATCCAAATCTCCTAAACAGAATTCCACACGAGGACTATGTCTTACTGGTTTCCATTTTTTACTCCTAGTAATATGCATGTCATCAGTTTTATCACTCATTAGCGAATCTTTAAACGAATACGTTTGATTCAACGTTGTTGACGCAGTCGACCGATTCGTGTTTTCCACATTCATACCTAATGCAAATTCGACATTTTCCATTTGCTTTTCGTTCAAAGATAAATCCTTAATGCTTTCTTTCACATCTTTCGCTTGATTTGTTTCCACAAGCTGTTTCCACGTTATCAACTGATTTTCTCTATATATGATGCATGACTTCACAGTGACACCCATAATGTCGTCGTTAATCGAAATATCGTTTAATGTTGGATTGCCTTGACTTCTAGCTGAAACGATGTTCGCTTTCAATGATCTAGCAGAATGTAATAGTTGATGCCTCTCGTCTTGTTTAGTTTTCTGGCTCGTGGTTTTATCTTGTCTCACTATTCCTTGCGTCTTTTTCGATTGTTTGCTGTACGATCTTGGCAAGGGGACGCTGTTGCACTCTTCGAAACTTTCTTTCTTATGTTTTAAGGGCGGAACAGGGAGGTGAGAGGTTCTTTTAACAGGGGAAGCAGGTCGAAAGGTAACCGGTCCGGCTTCGTCTTCCAGTGGTCTGAGGATGAGGAAACAGGATCAAGGATGTGTGCCTGACATCAGGAGAAGGTCATCAGGCTTTATCAATATCTGATGCATGCTGTCGCTTAAATATTTCTGACTAAAAACAACCTTGTCCCTTTTCCTTCTCCTCATGCACGCTACTAACATGTACCTAAATTAAGCTCCACGTATATATTTCCTAAGACGTACATTGATTGTGGTTATGTATATTCAAAGGCAGCATACCTATTTATACGATCTATCAATCGTGACTTCATCGGAACCGTAGGGCTGGAGGACTCTCTCGTTTGACTAAGACGTCTGCTGTAAttgtaaaagtaaataaaaattagagtatatgtatgtatagaTATTTGAGAAGTTCGTGTTATTAAAAAAGTGAAGTTTTGATTTTTGAAAGATGTCATTGAATTTATAAGGTGAAAGATAGTTAAAGGATAGATTTTATCACCGAATTTATATGTACTCCGGTCACATGAACCGATTTATGATAGGGTAACTTCATTTATGATAGGCTCGAGGCTCAAATAAACGAATTTCAGTTGTATGCCAAAAAGTATTCGCTTTTTCCTGGAAAAAGTCAAGCAACTTACACGACAGTCGATTTATGTTTAACGGGGTTGTCTTTGGTCTTGTTGCAACTCGGTGCTGATGCGCTCTCTTTGGCTTTATTATTAGCTGCCAGTGTCGGCAACGTTTTGTTGCCGGAACTCAGGGTGATCGCTGAGCCTGTAGAATACTTCTCGCGGGTTGCTTGTCGACGACTCTTCAACACTGGAGCTCGATATTTCATCCTTGCTTCAAGACGTTCCTTGGCGATGTTCGTCGCAGGGCTGACCGGCGCTCGTGTAATTCTTTCCTTGCACCAGGCCACGTGTCTGTCGTATGCCTTGACACCAAAATGCCGGTTACAGGTAGGACACATGCCCTGTTCGTTAGCGCGTGTTGGTGCATTTGATATGATCGTTGTGCCACACTGTTTCTGCATCGTAGAATCTGcctaaaaatatattgcagCACTGTATAAAATCCTACGATATGCaaatagattttatatattcaaatttacagcttatatatcttatataataattattactacACAGCAATAGATACACAGATGAAAATTCAATCAGCAATAATTATATTACGATTTATCAACAAAGCAGCAAAGCAGATATAAGCaaactataattttataaagcaCTTCGCGAAGAGAATTCATTGCATGCACGAACGC encodes:
- the LOC126864947 gene encoding uncharacterized protein LOC126864947; this translates as MLCCVSRGAIAGADQGPPYDHCSTIEQLINLTEIVQVEQSRESDVPPILLPCAICARTFMPQSLDKHSKICERSANKKRKPFDSAKQRIQGTELAEFLPKQEKKRRSLDDKFSNTKSTWKQTHDDFLRAIRAARNEIADSTMQKQCGTTIISNAPTRANEQGMCPTCNRHFGVKAYDRHVAWCKERITRAPVSPATNIAKERLEARMKYRAPVLKSRRQATREKYSTGSAITLSSGNKTLPTLAANNKAKESASAPSCNKTKDNPVKHKSTVVRRLSQTRESSSPTVPMKSRLIDRINRPLEDEAGPVTFRPASPVKRTSHLPVPPLKHKKESFEECNSVPLPRSYSKQSKKTQGIVRQDKTTSQKTKQDERHQLLHSARSLKANIVSARSQGNPTLNDISINDDIMGVTVKSCIIYRENQLITWKQLVETNQAKDVKESIKDLSLNEKQMENVEFALGMNVENTNRSTASTTLNQTYSFKDSLMSDKTDDMHITRSKKWKPVRHSPRVEFCLGDLDKMSHIYTSSINSVVSEEANTTSDSRNSCRDLKLGTLKTNVSKHSVIKDERMINKMRSQEDNFYFETSDAISPSESFKSSRDRILEKKQLKPTTSADSFAQSNFEDNAENSCNNFKVMHSQKNLCENSDIHALNTNVPIIKGTGLLDCKNLQTIHANESVGAIEGNIKGNILPLLEENLLSSISYGQLADICKISEPEKNKKIANSNMQEANQEVTQLMLHNDQQNNEWSKRKYIKTADNDNDELDIDTKNSIQSVQSQCEYSTRNENINNDAFHNSETNWIEMETNPFDTDVMLQPTRSSTPFRNIENYSEFKCEDYENFKKELCLLPENSEWKVEIDTQTGSEMLYRVESRHSNSLNSRHSSRGKIGESEKINFAVSPSNNRHNECNKNIEGSSTISSPIVQRERKVLLRDTCSLLKKKGESFLNVTSPVQKEEQIEFPEVHKKEVANQINICNCPAEVSLNFKCENNVGEASVNINENSLHSESQVCDTLLNTNVLANNLMEESSEAQSKIKFNENNYNCNLTESLANHFGVNPKKDDCCYKREYTVIEDNNNSKNTSNISEKSAVKKDGISEEVQEIYKNCSVKDFDCDSDNSIERRVQDNISNFKSVTDKNDRTKQNSRSLRSIVLSESCFKLSQRVRLHDSLINRSTALKPHRPKTIEVENMSILNESSDSLASSVDAVDLTDVKQVESVEVETIEEIGTRNRSIKFRILPEIKSHMIMKKNCNEKEKIDNQTYWEKASKASKNRLINLDPPHQEASRFLKRNPKFRILPSVPSNSSLICHRNIKLPLRPVWSNYVRRRPDFNLVLSGRTGRDYDPFLLAEQQMNDLLSDTSEQSVTDSQPIEQNQDSSFPLSHSSAFVKYPCQPSLSSPEKRSSLIAPPSEFDDLVSDFSSDSTETNSLSQEAFLKDLKENKEFKGSICKTKLEKKSPIRELGRRIIIDKSKALGGEIDATNCGSRSFVGNSERVHKILDKVSTKVIRPNVNRSVSVRSSSASKTTPDRKNSNNSHEKRSFHKNSDTYKSSNNSLNSRNNNYTNLSSSNLSLSSIISSDVDIKRSNSVFDELMTSFENENSSFPSLKSFMKSDSLSVSSPVHGRQRNGQISDEELSSPESYKRQDYNKMSADSAYSSLNRKYSHHGRSTNDVVGCFDEDLLRNNRQDSDGVTNMTKCKMSKYCHRCGFKFPETAKFCCECGIKRLVL